A window from Calliopsis andreniformis isolate RMS-2024a chromosome 5, iyCalAndr_principal, whole genome shotgun sequence encodes these proteins:
- the Txl gene encoding thioredoxin-like, with protein MGAVRIINDDSQFYEEMSNARTKLVVVDFTATWCGPCQRIAPVFEQLSVKYPNAVFLKVDVDKCAETAAMQGVSAMPTFIFYRNHTKLGLCQGADPVGLESKIQQFYGSGDSEDSESPVSGHMDLATFITKAQCECLNESDEHNFLQCLTADDGYLESDCDEQLILSIAFSQAVKVHSLKIKAPKDKGPKNIKLYINQPRTIDFDMADSNTSIQDLTLSVKDIDEGNPIPLRFVKFQNVQNLQIFVKDNQSGTETTRIDHIAVIGSPISTTNMGEFKRVIGKKGESH; from the exons ATGGGAGCGGTACGTATTATTAAcgatgatagccaattctacgaggAAATGTCCAATGCAAGGACAAAATTAGTTGTGGTAGATTTCACAGCGACATG GTGTGGTCCTTGTCAGAGAATTGCACCTGTGTTTGAACAATTATCAGTTAAGTATCCGAATGCAGTATTTCTTAAAGTTGATGTAGACAAGTGTGCAGAAACTGCAGCGATGCAAGGTGTTAGTGCAATGCCTACCTTCATATTTTATCGTAACCATACAAAATTGGGATTGTGTCAGGGAGCAGATCCAGTTGGATTAGAatccaaaatccaacagttctaTGGCAGTGGAGATTCTGAAGATTCTGAGAGTCCAGTGTCTGGACAT ATGGATCTAGCTACATTCATTACCAAGGCACAATGTGAATGTTTAAATGAATCTGATGAACATAACTTCTTACAATGTTTGACTGCTGATGATGGATATTTGGAAAGTGACTGTGATGAACAGTTAATATTATCCATTGCATTTTCACAAGCAGTTAAAGTTCattctttgaaaattaaagCTCCCAAAGATAAAGGACCAAAAAATATCAAATTATATATTAATCAACCTAGAACAATTGATTTTGATATGGCAGACTCAAACACAAGCATTCAAGATCTTAC ATTGTCAGTAAAGGATATCGATGAAGGTAATCCAATTCCCTTGCGTTTTGTCAAATTTCAAAATGTGCAGAATCtgcagatttttgtaaaggataATCAAAGCGGTACCGAAACAACGAGGATCGATCACATAGCTGTAATTGGTTCACCAATTTCAACTACAAACATGGGAGAATTCAAGAGAGTGATAGGTAAAAAAGGAGAAAGTCATTAA